CTCTTCGCTCTTTCCTTTTCCCTTAACTGCTCACTGCTCACTGCTCACTGCTCACAAGTTATGAGTTATGAGTAAAACTAGTCTATTTTCTTTTTTCTAACTTCTCTTTTCTCTACACGCTTCACCGCTCATTGTTTAAGTCGTTGAGTCGTTGAGTTGTTGAGTTGTTGAGTTGGTTTTAAGTTTATCTATACAAATTCCTGTTCGCTTTTGTCTTTTTTCTATTCTCTTTGTTCTATTTTCTCTTCTCTTCACTACTCACTACTCACAACTCACTCTTCACTACTCACTACTTATCAACTCTATCATCATTCTGTTTCACAAACGCCGACCAGCCTGTATAGCTTTTCCCGATGCTCACTTTATCGCCATTGTAAAAATGACAAACTGCTGCCGCAAGCCCGTCGGTGCTGTCAAGGTTTTTTGGGAGTTCTTTGAGTTGCAACAAACTTTGCAGCATTTTGGCTACTTGCTCTTTGCTCGCGTTTCCGTTGCCGGTAATGGCCATTTTTATCTTTTTCGGGGAATATTCGGTGATGGGAATTTGCCGTGACAATCCGGCCGCCATTGCCACTCCCTGCGCTCTTCCCAGTTTGAGCATGGATTGGACGTTTTTTCCGAAGAAAGGTGCTTC
This genomic stretch from Ulvibacter sp. MAR_2010_11 harbors:
- the ruvC gene encoding crossover junction endodeoxyribonuclease RuvC, which codes for MNSEKIILGIDPGTTIMGFGLIKVVKKQMHFMQLNELILTKYDDHYLKLKLIFERTIELIDTHKPDEIAIEAPFFGKNVQSMLKLGRAQGVAMAAGLSRQIPITEYSPKKIKMAITGNGNASKEQVAKMLQSLLQLKELPKNLDSTDGLAAAVCHFYNGDKVSIGKSYTGWSAFVKQNDDRVDK